A section of the Triticum dicoccoides isolate Atlit2015 ecotype Zavitan chromosome 7A, WEW_v2.0, whole genome shotgun sequence genome encodes:
- the LOC119327414 gene encoding glycine-rich cell wall structural protein 1.0-like, giving the protein MAAIKLVSLSLVVLLSIGLASATRVVRYASSTGTGSGVGNGGGTVNGSGGGTGSGNGNAYSGSSGAHANAGGGGSGGGASQDGGTGHGAGSGDGSSSSYTSDGRYSYGGDSYAGGNGAGSGGGQAAGPGSSGYGAGGGAGSGSSAASGGWYPYANANANGNGGGTGTGQNGGSGGGTGGGSGNAGAYP; this is encoded by the coding sequence ATGGCTGCCATTAAGCTTGTGTCACTTAGCTTGGTTGTGCTACTGAGCATTGGGTTAGCCAGCGCCACTAGGGTAGTTAGATACGCCAGCTCAACGGGGACAGGCTCGGGAGTGGGGAATGGTGGTGGCACTGTGAACGGCAGCGGTGGAGGGACTGGGAGTGGCAATGGGAATGCCTACAGTGGTAGTAGTGGAGCCCATGCAAATGCGGGAGGGGGCGGTAGCGGGGGTGGTGCGTCGCAGGATGGTGGCACCGGACATGGCGCTGGGTCCGGCGACGGTTCAAGCTCTAGCTATACGAGCGACGGAAGATATAGTTATGGTGGTGATTCTTATGCAGGCGGTAATGGTGCCGGCAGCGGCGGCGGACAGGCAGCGGGCCCTGGTTCCAGCGGTTACGGAGCCGGTGGTGGTGCTGGTTCTGGCTCTAGCGCGGCAAGTGGTGGCTGGTACCCATATGCGAATGCGAATGCTAATGGTAACGGTGGAGGCACAGGAACTGGTCAGaacggcggcagcggtggcggcacGGGAGGTGGCAGCGGTAATGCTGGTGCATACCCTTAA